One Cygnus atratus isolate AKBS03 ecotype Queensland, Australia chromosome 6, CAtr_DNAZoo_HiC_assembly, whole genome shotgun sequence DNA segment encodes these proteins:
- the NEMP2 gene encoding nuclear envelope integral membrane protein 2 isoform X2: protein MPLLFEGENCSLLKEGDVIQKRDENCYCYVQNRTLHLQYVWSAIEVKINSTETFRFVPTSEKSNCRNSETVFEFAACAVQIFWQPETSTETFLKIKQYAEDICFKIQPLRKELYIVSVKREMLDGKLLFLFVAGIFLFHFANSLSRNTKFFYLSGVILGVLALLVFVLLTLKRFIPRHSTFWILMSGCWMSSLYVIFCFKENMEWLWSEHRIYLLGYFLAVGTSSFATCYQHGPLTSELSITLFTWTLQLTAFVLIYCGVTIPQVAYAIIAVSLCSKGLCYPLGAACHIGRKMKNRLQSKKLVFRWLTEEEYREQGEAETIRALEELRSLCRNPDFPSWLAVSKLQSPHRFAGFVLGSPHVSAAETKAHDKEYGFGSFFLEEQLFDTRVESEQDETENSTHEEDDVDEDEIREQISFPYATELL from the exons ATGCCACTCCTTTTTGAGG GTGAAAACTGTAGCCTCTTGAAAGAAGGGGATGTCATCCAGAAACGGGATGAAAACTGCTATTGTTACGTGCAAAACAGAACCCTGCACTTACAATACGTTTGGTCAGCTATAGAG GTAAAAAtcaacagcacagaaacattCAGGTTTGTGCCTACTTCAGAAAAAAGCAACTGTCGTAActcagaaactgtttttgagTTTGCTGCATGTGCTGTTCAAATCTTCTGGCAACCAGAGACATCTACAGAAAccttcctaaaaataaaacaatatgcAGAGGATATTTGCTTCAAAATACAGCCCCTCAGGAAAGAACTGTACATCGTGAGTGTGAAACGAGAAA TGCTAGATGGAAAgctcttgtttttgtttgtagctggaatttttctgttccattttgcAAACAGTCTGAGCAG GAATACCAAGttcttttacctttctggaGTAATACTGGGTGTTCTTGCTCTGCTAGTCTTTGTCCTGTTGACGCTTAAAAGATTTATTCCAAGG CACAGTACCTTCTGGATATTAATGAGTGGCTGCTGGATGTCCTCTCTctatgttattttctgtttcaaagaaaatatggaGTGGTTATGGTCCGAACACAGGATATACTTGTTGG GGTATTTTCTGGCTGTTGGAACGAGTAGCTTTGCCACGTGCTATCAGCATGGACCGCTTACCAGTGAACTGAGCATAACCTTGTTCACGTGGACGCTGCAATTAACAGCCTTTGTCTTGATTTACTGCGGTGTCACCATACCCCAAGTTGCATATGCAATAATAGCAGTCAGCCTCTGCTCAAAAGGCCTGTGCTATCCCCTTGGTGCTGCTTGTCACATAGGCAG aaaaatgaagaacCGCTTGCAATCAAAAAAGTTAGTGTTTAGATGGCTTACTGAAGAAGAATACCGAGAACAAGGTGAAGCAGAAACTATCAGAGCTCTGGAGGAGCTACGCTCACTCTGCAGGAACCCTGACTTCCCATCATGGCTAGCAGTATCCAAACTCCAGTCCCCACATCG GTTTGCAGGTTTTGTTCTGGGATCTCCCCACGtctcagctgcagaaacaaaggCGCATGATAAGGAATACGGCTTTGGGAGCTTCTTCCTGGAAGAGCAGCTCTTTGACACAAGGGTGGAATCTGAGCAGGATGAGACAGAAAACTCCACCCATGAAGAAGATGATGTGGATGAAGATGAAATACGTGAACAGATTTCATTTCCATATGCTACTGAGTTGCTCTGA
- the NEMP2 gene encoding nuclear envelope integral membrane protein 2 isoform X1 — translation MGPARPPRARPGPGPGPLLVVLAVLAGAAAAGENCSLLKEGDVIQKRDENCYCYVQNRTLHLQYVWSAIEVKINSTETFRFVPTSEKSNCRNSETVFEFAACAVQIFWQPETSTETFLKIKQYAEDICFKIQPLRKELYIVSVKREMLDGKLLFLFVAGIFLFHFANSLSRNTKFFYLSGVILGVLALLVFVLLTLKRFIPRHSTFWILMSGCWMSSLYVIFCFKENMEWLWSEHRIYLLGYFLAVGTSSFATCYQHGPLTSELSITLFTWTLQLTAFVLIYCGVTIPQVAYAIIAVSLCSKGLCYPLGAACHIGRKMKNRLQSKKLVFRWLTEEEYREQGEAETIRALEELRSLCRNPDFPSWLAVSKLQSPHRFAGFVLGSPHVSAAETKAHDKEYGFGSFFLEEQLFDTRVESEQDETENSTHEEDDVDEDEIREQISFPYATELL, via the exons ATGGGCCCGGCGCGGCCTccccgggcccggccggggccggggccggggccgctgctggtggtgctggcggtgctggccggggcggcggcggcag GTGAAAACTGTAGCCTCTTGAAAGAAGGGGATGTCATCCAGAAACGGGATGAAAACTGCTATTGTTACGTGCAAAACAGAACCCTGCACTTACAATACGTTTGGTCAGCTATAGAG GTAAAAAtcaacagcacagaaacattCAGGTTTGTGCCTACTTCAGAAAAAAGCAACTGTCGTAActcagaaactgtttttgagTTTGCTGCATGTGCTGTTCAAATCTTCTGGCAACCAGAGACATCTACAGAAAccttcctaaaaataaaacaatatgcAGAGGATATTTGCTTCAAAATACAGCCCCTCAGGAAAGAACTGTACATCGTGAGTGTGAAACGAGAAA TGCTAGATGGAAAgctcttgtttttgtttgtagctggaatttttctgttccattttgcAAACAGTCTGAGCAG GAATACCAAGttcttttacctttctggaGTAATACTGGGTGTTCTTGCTCTGCTAGTCTTTGTCCTGTTGACGCTTAAAAGATTTATTCCAAGG CACAGTACCTTCTGGATATTAATGAGTGGCTGCTGGATGTCCTCTCTctatgttattttctgtttcaaagaaaatatggaGTGGTTATGGTCCGAACACAGGATATACTTGTTGG GGTATTTTCTGGCTGTTGGAACGAGTAGCTTTGCCACGTGCTATCAGCATGGACCGCTTACCAGTGAACTGAGCATAACCTTGTTCACGTGGACGCTGCAATTAACAGCCTTTGTCTTGATTTACTGCGGTGTCACCATACCCCAAGTTGCATATGCAATAATAGCAGTCAGCCTCTGCTCAAAAGGCCTGTGCTATCCCCTTGGTGCTGCTTGTCACATAGGCAG aaaaatgaagaacCGCTTGCAATCAAAAAAGTTAGTGTTTAGATGGCTTACTGAAGAAGAATACCGAGAACAAGGTGAAGCAGAAACTATCAGAGCTCTGGAGGAGCTACGCTCACTCTGCAGGAACCCTGACTTCCCATCATGGCTAGCAGTATCCAAACTCCAGTCCCCACATCG GTTTGCAGGTTTTGTTCTGGGATCTCCCCACGtctcagctgcagaaacaaaggCGCATGATAAGGAATACGGCTTTGGGAGCTTCTTCCTGGAAGAGCAGCTCTTTGACACAAGGGTGGAATCTGAGCAGGATGAGACAGAAAACTCCACCCATGAAGAAGATGATGTGGATGAAGATGAAATACGTGAACAGATTTCATTTCCATATGCTACTGAGTTGCTCTGA
- the NEMP2 gene encoding nuclear envelope integral membrane protein 2 isoform X3, which produces MGPARPPRARPGPGPGPLLVVLAVLAGAAAAGENCSLLKEGDVIQKRDENCYCYVQNRTLHLQYVWSAIEVKINSTETFRFVPTSEKSNCRNSETVFEFAACAVQIFWQPETSTETFLKIKQYAEDICFKIQPLRKELYIVSVKREMLDGKLLFLFVAGIFLFHFANSLSRNTKFFYLSGVILGVLALLVFVLLTLKRFIPRHSTFWILMSGCWMSSLYVIFCFKENMEWLWSEHRIYLLGYFLAVGTSSFATCYQHGPLTSELSITLFTWTLQLTAFVLIYCGVTIPQVAYAIIAVSLCSKGLCYPLGAACHIGRKMKNRLQSKKLVFRWLTEEEYREQGEAETIRALEELRSLCRNPDFPSWLAVSKLQSPHRFNLFLEAKIPPIQ; this is translated from the exons ATGGGCCCGGCGCGGCCTccccgggcccggccggggccggggccggggccgctgctggtggtgctggcggtgctggccggggcggcggcggcag GTGAAAACTGTAGCCTCTTGAAAGAAGGGGATGTCATCCAGAAACGGGATGAAAACTGCTATTGTTACGTGCAAAACAGAACCCTGCACTTACAATACGTTTGGTCAGCTATAGAG GTAAAAAtcaacagcacagaaacattCAGGTTTGTGCCTACTTCAGAAAAAAGCAACTGTCGTAActcagaaactgtttttgagTTTGCTGCATGTGCTGTTCAAATCTTCTGGCAACCAGAGACATCTACAGAAAccttcctaaaaataaaacaatatgcAGAGGATATTTGCTTCAAAATACAGCCCCTCAGGAAAGAACTGTACATCGTGAGTGTGAAACGAGAAA TGCTAGATGGAAAgctcttgtttttgtttgtagctggaatttttctgttccattttgcAAACAGTCTGAGCAG GAATACCAAGttcttttacctttctggaGTAATACTGGGTGTTCTTGCTCTGCTAGTCTTTGTCCTGTTGACGCTTAAAAGATTTATTCCAAGG CACAGTACCTTCTGGATATTAATGAGTGGCTGCTGGATGTCCTCTCTctatgttattttctgtttcaaagaaaatatggaGTGGTTATGGTCCGAACACAGGATATACTTGTTGG GGTATTTTCTGGCTGTTGGAACGAGTAGCTTTGCCACGTGCTATCAGCATGGACCGCTTACCAGTGAACTGAGCATAACCTTGTTCACGTGGACGCTGCAATTAACAGCCTTTGTCTTGATTTACTGCGGTGTCACCATACCCCAAGTTGCATATGCAATAATAGCAGTCAGCCTCTGCTCAAAAGGCCTGTGCTATCCCCTTGGTGCTGCTTGTCACATAGGCAG aaaaatgaagaacCGCTTGCAATCAAAAAAGTTAGTGTTTAGATGGCTTACTGAAGAAGAATACCGAGAACAAGGTGAAGCAGAAACTATCAGAGCTCTGGAGGAGCTACGCTCACTCTGCAGGAACCCTGACTTCCCATCATGGCTAGCAGTATCCAAACTCCAGTCCCCACATCG ctttaatttatttttagaagctaAAATACCACCTATCCAGTGA